A window of Fusarium falciforme chromosome 1, complete sequence genomic DNA:
CAAGGCTTTCGCCACGGCTTCAGCCTGGTCTTGGACATCAGGCTCTGACAGCTCGAGCGGTGTCCTTTCGTGGGGGGCGGGATGTAGGAACAATGCTGACAGGGTGCGCCATCGAGTCCAGGCAAACGACATGACTAGGCAGCTGCATTAGTGGCTTGATTCAGAGACATTAGGGTTTATGCTCACCGTCAAAGTTATCTCCGTACTGCTCGACTGGGCGAATGGAATTGAGAAAGCCAACTGCCGGTTTCGGAAGCAATGTGAGGGGTCCCGGAGAGTTCCAGTCGATGCTTCTGAACAGGACATGTGAGATGACATGCTGGAGAGCCCCGCGGCGGGTGTTTGGTTGGAGGCACCAGCCAGCCACAGTCTCAGCGTCGAAACCCGAGGAGGATTTGCTGATTCCTAAAGCGGTCAAAGCGTGAGCCAATTTCACCACCTTGACATCTACCGGGCCAGAGTGATAGACGGCCTCGACGTGCTGTCTGATGATGTCTTCCAGGCGCCCCAAGTCGGAAAGAATGGTTGGGTCAGGCGCCGGCTGTAAGATGACATTCTccagcttcatcttcttgtccaAGGGCTCCAAGGCTACCGGGCCGTCATCTTTTTGTTGGCTCAGAATCTTGGCTCTCTCTTCGCTTCCATGGCCTCTTTTGCGATGCTTCGAACGGCGCATGGTGCGGCGAAGGAACCATCCAAGGATGATACCAACAATCAAGCCGGTTGCCAAGCAGCCAATGGCTATTCCGGCAACAGCGCCGGCTCCAAGTCCGTCGTTTTGTTTGTTAGAATCAGTCGTAGAAGTTGGAGAGGCAGTGTCAGTTGTAGTTGTCACGGCAGTTGGGAGAGTCGCGGAAGTTGTGGTAGTAAACGTTCCCgggcctcctcctgcttcgGCAGCCGGGTTTGTCTGTTCTGGTTGTCGCGGGCCTCCCTGGATGCTTGTCACTGTTCCGAAAGCAGTGCCGTCTTGTCGGTTGACTAAATAGTGCAAGAAGGTCATTTTCAGAACCTTGTAGTTCATATAGAATATAAGAACGAGATGAACTGCCGAAGAGGCGGGCCGATGAAGAGTATCAGAGTGGGACGTTCAGCGGGAGGAAGGAATAGCATTTTAAAGCCGTGTGCCTAAATCTTTGGGAACTGCCTTCGGGAGCTTCTCACCGCGGTACGACAACCAAGGGAGACATTCAGCCATGCCCCAAAAGCAACAACAGCCGCCGTTCTATCCCTGTTGTCTTAGCTCCGTTGAGGCTGGCTGCACAAACGTGCCACCTGACTCAAAATGTTCTGGCCCCTTGGCAAGGCTGTTTTCACGCAAGCGAGGTAGTAAGAGGAATGGTTCGGATTGATGTAGCTGCAGTCTTAATCAAAGTTTCTCTTTAAGGATTCGGTGTCAGACAGTTATTCGTCTGCTCTCCCAGGGTCCCAGCTGACGGGCCACATTccactcttcttcatccagcCATTCTGTAGGCTGTGCACAAAATCACTTGTTCTCGCAATTTTACCTCCGCATTTTCTTACCACTATCCGTAGTCTGTCAGCGGTTCTTTTTGTTTGTCTGCTGCCCAACCGGCTTGTTGGCCCAGTATGACTGAGAAACCCGACGTCACGGTAGCCATTGATCTCGGCACCACCTTCACGGGTACGAGACCCTACCATTACGATATTTGGACCTGTTGTGGATGGCTGACTAGTTGTTAGGTGTTGGTCTTTTGTTCTCGAATGGAACAATACACATCTTCAATAACTGGCCTGGGAACAACAACACTGGTGAAACGAAAGTTCCCAGTCGCCTTGTCTACAACCATGACCACACTGTGTCTTCTTGGGGATTCTTCTCTGCTGTATATGATGACCCTTTGCCACCTGGCAAGAGAGAGCACCGTCTCTTCAAGATGTTTCTTGATCAAGACACCTGTGATGAGGCAAGAAAAGCAGGCTTGACGACAATCGCAACCACTGCAGAAGCGTCAAAATGCGCTACAGACTACCTCCGGGAGATTTACCGTCACATCAAGAGGACCTATGAGGAGATGACAGGAACAGCGAATTGGGCCAGCTCGTCCGTCTCCTTTCTTTTCAGCGTTCCCACAACCTGGAGAGGCTTGGATGTGAGCAACACGTTTAAAGCCACCATTAGATCTGCTGGGTTCGGTACCGAAGGACCCCGTCACTTGGCGCAGATCGATCtcaccgaggccgaggcggccGCAGTAGACACCCTCAAGAGCGGCGTGGTCAACTTTCGCGCTGGGGACGTATTCCTCACCATCGATGCTGGCGGCGGCACAACAGATTTTTCCTTGGTTCAGGTTACCAAGGTTGACAATGGCATCCCTCAGATGTCACAAATCGCCGAGGTCAGTGGTATCGGAATCGGCTCGACTCTCATAGACTCTGCTTTCGGGGACCTCGTCGAGCAGCGTCTGGCTGAGAACCCTGACGTACCATTTAACATCGCGGACGGCCTCGCAGAGAAAATGATGAAGAGTGACCGCTTCAAAGCTATCAAACACCTTTTCGGCGACCCTGCGGCCATTGCGCAAGTTCACAGAATCGAAATGCCGAGAGTCTCGAGTGACTTTAGGCACGGTGGCCTCCGAGCTGAAGGAGGGTGCATGATATTTGACAAGTGAGCCTCCACAAGTATATCCAGGTCTAGGACGGTATAGCTAACTTCGGGTAGCAACGAGATACAAAGACTTTTCGATCCTCATGTCGAGCGCATCATGACCAAGATACGAGAGCAGCTCGACTGGATGGTACAGAACGGACGTAGTGAGCAAGTGGTATGATCGTGATTAAGGCAAATAAGACCTCACACTGATACATGTTACAGACGCACATGGTCCTCTCTGGCGGGCTGGGCAGCTCTAAATATGTACAGCGGCGGATCAGGGAGTACTTTTCCCAATTCACTCACCCAAACGCCCGGCAAGTCACAGTCATTGCGAACCGGAACCCACAAACTACTGTCGTCAGGGGTCTCCTTGAAGACCATAAGCAAAAGATGGAGACTGGAAATATGCCAGTGCTCGCCACATACATCGCAAGAGCAAGCTACGGTGTTGTGGTCCGAGAGCCATATAGCCCTGATCGCCACATCGGCGAACAACTGGAACAGGATCAGTTTGACCCGAATCAAACATGGGCTGTCAACCAGATAGAATGGATTATCCGCAAGGTATGAGTTTCAAACGACAACCCAATCACTCTTTGTGTGCATTTATTAACTCATCTACCAGGGAGACAAGATCGATCCGATTGCGCCTCTAACGAAGCAGTTTATCAGACGTTTGAGTCCTGGCCAAACCGCGGCATCATTCAATACACAGGTTGTTACCTCGAGAAACGAGATCAAATTTCTCCCTCAAAGTCTGCTAAAAGGTAGGTTATCTAAGCCTTGCCAAACACACACCCGCCATCCCCTTCCCCATTGGAAAGAATGGTCTGATTGACGGGTATCAATAGCTGGCTCCAAACGGCTTTGTCGTGTTGAGAGCAACCTCACTGGTCTGAGGCCGGATGAGCTTGTTCTTATGAAGAAGCGTGGAGGCTGCTTTCGCCAGGGCTACAAGTACTACAAGTGCATCTTTGATATTCGTGTCATTGTGGCCCCGGCCGACCTACGGTTTGAGCTGTGGTTCAACGGCGTGAAATTCTCTCGGGGTCATGAACCTATCAAGGTTGAGTGGAATTCAAGTTGAAAGCTGTTCAACACGCACACAAACAAGTAGTTATCAGGACAGAAGATTGGGCGTTCGCAGGGATCACAGCTAGACTCGTCTAATAGACATAATTACCTCCTTCCCCTAGCCAATTTAAATTTCATTAATTCGAAGAATATTAGCGCGATCTCTTTCGATTTGTGACTCATCGAGCAACCAAAGCCGCGATTGCAAGTTTTGACCTGAGCAAACTTGACCATAAGCACGGATAGATATTCACAGGCACGTCATCTTTGACCTCACGGAACAATTTATCCTCCCGTGAGTCATATCTCCTGATGAGCGAGCATTTGATACCCCGCGGCTCTCGTTCTGCACATCTTTGCTGCCTTGGTTGATATTTCGTTTCGGGAAATGATCTCCACAACCTGATGGTTGCACCACCGAGAACAACTGGGCCGCAATGCGTCATATGCAACTGCCGGCGTCAATCACGCCCTTGCGAACTCAACTTTTGCCAATCACACAATCGAATTAATTGGTAATCAGAAATGATTTGAGTTTTGTATTTGTCAACCGCCCGCTATAGAAAAGGCCATTGATTCTATCACAAGTCTATCAAGCTCTATCATCCGTCTCTCACCGTTAGTAACTGGCCCAATTCGCATGATCCCGTACCTCCTCAAGTTATCAAAATGGCCACCGAAATCAAGCCCTTCAAGATTCAAGTCTCGGATTCGGCTATTGAATTCCTCAGAGATAAACTACAAAACGCAACTTTTGCCAAAGAGTCTGACTTTTCCGATGACTGGGAGTCCGGTTCCCCTCTGAGTGAGATAAAGCGACTCGCTGCCTATTGGAGAGACGGGTTCGACTGGCGAGCTCAGGAAGCCCAGCTGAATAAGTTGCCTCACTTCACTTCCAAAGTCTCAGTGGACGGCTTCGACGACCTACAGATCCACTTCTTGCATCAGAAAGGGAACAAACCGGATAGCATTCCACTTTTGTTTTCCCACGGCTGTGAGTTCTAGAAACGCGGATAAATGGCCATGTCATTGACTTACCACCATTCAGGGCCTGGGAACTTCCTCGAAGTGGTCAAGCTTCTTCCCTTGCTCACAGACCCTAAAGATGGGCCTTCATTCCATGTTGTGGCACCGTCCTTGCCCAACTTTGGCTTTTCAGACGGGGTGTCAAAACGCGGGTTTGGCATTCCTCAGTACGCCGAAGCAATGCACAAGCTTATGTTGAATCTGGGTTACGACAAATATGGTGTGTTGTTGTCTTCTTAGCTATTACGACATGAACTAACATTATAATAGTCACCCAAGGCGGAGATTGGGGATACGCCGTCACTCGCTTGATCGGCGTCCAGTACCCAGAAAGCTGTGTGGCCTCTCACGTCAACTTTGTTCGCGCCTTCGGACCGCCCACTTTCTTCACGGCACCCTGGCAATTCATAAAACACGCCCTCCTCCCCTACGCGGACCATGAAAAGGCAGGGCGCGCTCGAACACAGTGGTTCTTCGAAGAAGGGTTCGGATACAACCTGGAACAAAGAACGAAACCATCCACGATCGGTTTTGCTCTGGCAGACTCACCCGTCGCTCTTTTGGCATGGATCTACGAGAAGCTCCATGACTGGACAGATAGCTACCCTTGGACCGATGATGAAATCTTGACTTGGGTTTCTGTGTACCAATTCTCCACGGCAGGACCAGCGGCGAGTGCTCGGATTTACTATGAAAGCAAGCACTCGAGTCCTGAGCAGACGGCAAAGGCAGACGCGTATGTGCCAAATGTTCCCCTTGGACTGTCGTACTTCCCCAAGGATATTGTTGTGCCCCCTCAGACATGGGGACGGACTCTTGGGCCGATTGTGTATGAAAAGATTCACTCAGACGGAGGCCACTTCGCATCGCACGAAAGGCCACAAGAACTCGCCGAGGATCTGAGAGAGATGTTTGGAAAGGGCGGGGGTGCTTTCCACGTGGTGAAGCAGTTCCAGTCAAAACTGTGAAAGTGTTTTGGAACTTGATTAATGCCAATGATTCTCCGGTGGTGCCAATTGCAACTTGAAAATATTGTACAAGGTGATATTACAATGCGTTAAGTGTTCGGGTCATAGAAGACACGCTCCGGGTGGTGGAGATTACAACCACCTGCTCTTTTCTGAGTTTTACATCAACATGCCTAAAGCATCCTCCGGTTGTTCGCCATTCTCAACGCCTTTCCATAGAAACCCCATATCGAGATCTAGAGTGTGCTGTGCGAGTGCTTCGAGGCCTGGATATTCCTCGTCTCCCTGGCTCCCATCGTAAAGTCCAACACCCTGAGGAATGAGACCAGCTTCCTGAGCGAAATAAAGTGACTGGTCATTCTCGGCCCAACCAGTCAAGTTGTCGAGGTTCGGAGGCAGGTATTCTGTCTCATCATCCGCCCTCGCCGAGTCACTCTCCAGACTCTCAGTGGAACATGTCTCCGTGGGACATGGTAGTGGTTCAACAGTTGCCGTGTTCTCTTGCATGGCTTCCGGCGCAAAGGGGGGTTGGCTGATGTCAATACCCATCTCAAGAGCGAAATGAACACACCGATCATCCTCGACCCATTGGGAAAAGCTTCTGACAACGGTGGGTGaaagaggtcgaggaggtgtCAGGGCTTTGGTGGCGAGGGACTGAGTAACAAATTGTTGTTCGAGCAATACAGGCTTAGACAAACTGGCGTTGTGCAAGAAGGGCCTCAACGGTGTTGGAAAGTCACTGTCTTGGGGTAGACGATCTTGGCTCAGGCAGAGGTCAATCGTCAAGGCCAGCCTGAGGTAGTAGGTAGGACTTCTCGCCAGAACGTCAGTGTTCTCGCCAAAAGAGGGTGTTGGTGTCGAGTCTTGGAGATAGGTGCATTCCATGAAATATCGAATCGTCTTGGATATCGAGTCTACGCCATCATATTTGGGGTGAAGTTCTCTGAATGCTTGGATCAGCACGTTCAACCGCGACTGTTTCGCAGCGATGCCTGGACGCGACCAGATTTCGCCCTGAGACGAGTCCGACGACATCTTAATATCGACCATGTGCATGGCGAGAGGGAGTGCTGTGCACGCGACAGCGCTACTCGGTAGCCAACGCGTTAGACGAAGTGGGTGTAGTTGACTATGGCAGTCGGCGATGCTTCTGGTAGCGCTCCTCAGGCCCTTTCGGTTTTCTTCAAGGAACTGAGTCTGTAAATTTGAAGTCGCCTTTCGTGTGACCAGTCCCAGGATGACGCCGAGATGTAGTTCGTAGTTGAAGAGAGCCACTCGAGCGGCACTGGGGGCTGTTAGTGGGCGATGAGAGATGGATCACGGTGCAAGGTACTCACTGGTAGTATATCCAGGCCAAATTCGTGAACAAAACGGAAGAGTCTTCGAAGGAATCCGTTTCTGGAGACAACTCGGTGTGCTTCAAAGGTGGTCGCGTGATCTCAGCCCAATATTGTAGACAGCGTCTGTACTCCTGAACCTTGTCGAACGCCGTAGAATGCGCCTCAGCATCAAGAATCGGCAAGTGTTCAGTAGGATataccaaggccaagacgtcGGTCAAACAGACACATAGCTCAGTCAAGCGCTCCAAGGTAACCATGAGGGTGTGCTTGGTGGTAGTGTTGTACACCCTCGACGATTCAAGTTCATCAACAAGGTCTTCATATCCGAGAGGGGGATTGGAGTCAAAGTTGAAGATTTCTCGTGTGATCTGAATGTTTCTGCGGACGCAGAGCGGCATTATCCGATCACGGATGATGCAGCACCACCACACACGCTTCAGAACATTTTGCCTCTTGATATCCTGCGGAGTCGcgtgagcttcttgagcgaTGGTTGCGTAGTTGTGAGCCCCAACGGCTCTGGCATTCTGCACAGCAATCCTGAGCCATCGGCTATTTGGCTTTCGCGGTCCTGGGCGGAAGGTCGGGCACCAGTAGGTCAGCAGTAACGCAGCCTGTGCTATCGAGATGGGATCTGGGTCGGTAGCAAAGTCATAGAGCAGCTGGCATGAAGTCAGAGCTGGTTGATCTACAAGGGAGAGTGTCTTCTACCTTTGCTTTGGTGTAGAAAGAttccttggcctcgtggATGCTAGAGAAGCCTAAGACTTTGAGGCTCTCTTTTGGTACAAACTTGGAATATTTAGTCGCGGTTCGTGTTATGCATTAGGCGAAGGTCACTTACTGTGCACGAGGCAAACATGATGGCTTGCAGTAGCAGCAAAGAGACAGGGGAGCCGCCAGAGCTTGAGTAGGTCTCTGTCTGGGCGGGATTGTACGCCCGCCAAAAGTCCGCCTCGTTGAGCAGAGGGAGTAGTGGATGAACGTAGAGGAAATAATGTCGAACAAACTCGTCGAGGATGGGCTTGGCGGGGACGCGTAGGCATCCTTGAGAATTTAGATGGTTGAAGTCGCGGTCGCGTATGCTAAGGGCCTTCAGGAATGGCATCGACGAGTATAGGGCTTTCAGCTCGGATCGCACGGGGTCCAGTGGGATAATATTTGATGTGTTTGTCTTAGCATCCTCGCAAGTAATGCCGAATGTCCGGATATTTTTGCCATTATTGCATGTATCGTTCGTGAACGGTGTTGCGCTGCCGAGATCGGCTTCTGGAGGCGGTGACAGCGTGGTCAAGTCTGGTCTCGTAGTCGGATGGCTCGGATCGACATCGTCGGCATCAGCGTTTGGAGTGAATGGTGATGGTTCATTATATCGTATCTGTCTGCAAGTTATCAGCGCATGTAAAGATTGACAAATCAACAGAGAACCCTTACATCGAAACCCCTCGACGAGCAACAACGCACTCATCCCCATCCAACCGACAATTGGTGCAAGGAGCCGAAGTGCGGGTGACATCGCAGCGGACCTTTCTCCTGCGGCACTTGAGGCAAGCCTTGGTggccctcttcctcgaggcCGACTTTTTGGCGAAGCGGACAAACTGAGGGTTTTCCATCCTTGTCGAACACGTCCGTCGCGTAAACAGCAATCAGGAGGTTTGCTAGACCCGAGGTTGAAAGGTCAGGGTCGATGCCGAAACCCCAGATTTACCCCAACTTCCTGGCGACCGGCCCCCTGCGGGTTTTGCGGAGCCAAGTGGAGATGGTCTGGAGCTAAAATTTCGCGGCATTGGAAGTCGGGAGATGTCTTTGGGCCGAGTGTTTTCTCTGTGCTGTGGTTGGTCAGGTGGTGGACAAGTTGAGTGAGTGTGGCCTGATGGCAGTTCTGAACTTCTGATAGATCTTTCAGATCTTGACTAGATCTTAGATCTTATCTCTTAAGCTGGCAAGGACCTCCAACCAGGTCACGACGAAGGGGTCAAGTCAATCACATCCATTTATTTAAGGGTTACTTTAACTATCACTATGTCTTGCTTGAGAAATAAGCACCTATGGAAGAGCTCCCTAATAGATGAGTTTCACTGGGGCGAAGTATGCACTGGAGGTCCTTGACAGCTTAAGAGATCACTTGGTTGCCATCCCACATAACCCTTGCCAGCGTTATTACCGAGTGGTTAACTTCCCTTCTGGCAGAGGCCCAAACGGCGTAGGAACAGGCATTTGCTATCTAGGTACTCCCTTACAGACGCCTACATCCTCGGTCCTCTCCACAACTGCCTAAATGACATCCTCCCACTCTGTCTCGGTATCGGTGGTGTGGTAGCTTGGACTCAACAATGGAGCAGCAGCGgctgcctcggcctcggcttgTCTCAGCCTCCACATTTCTTCCATCTTCCTATGTTCCTCCGCCTCCATGGCTGCTTTAGCCCGTTCCGCCTCCTCCAATAACCGTCGAATATGGCAAGAGCCGCATATGCCATAACGTTCAGTGGGGGCGAGTAGCTCAAGTCCGGGGCAGTCGATAGTGTAGTTCTCCCGTCCTGGTCGGGGTGGTTGCAAAGGGTCTGACACATGATATACGCATGGTGTAGTCCACGTCCACGTTGCGGTTTCCGTATAACATTTGGAGCACCTGGTAATCTCAGTGTGCTGTTGGCACATTGTTTGATTGGTACCTGGCGTCCGCAATATTAGCATCATTTTAGTTGAAAGAGCAGTCGAAGAGTAAGGCAAATGCTGCTAACCTTGGGGCTGAAGGTTGTGCCAGCTAGAAATTGAAGGGGAATGGCTGTAGTGGCCAAGGTTCCATCAGAGGTCGGTCGCAGACTATTTATGGCAGAACTAGCACAGCCAAGGGGGCAACTGGGTTATCTGCTATACGACGGGCGGCCTGGCCGCCTTGGTGACGGGGCGTTTTCGAAGTGATATGGGCTCATTACAACACGCCTGAGAGCTTAGCTGACTTCGTACTACTATGGTCCATCAAATCAAGGGATAgaacatggccttggcatGAAGTGTGGGTGTTCACGTGGGCTAAATACCATTATGCGGGTGCCTTGGGCGCATTTTGAGGCCATATCGGTGGTACCTTTCGAGTCCATGTCGGCACGTAAACTACCTAGGTAGTTAGGTATGTTTATGTGCGGCCCTCACCAGCACGTGAAAGTCGTCGGTGAATTGCATCGACCCATGCAATAGACCGTGAATGGGCATTCAAATCACCGCCCATAATTGTGGGAATTTCTGCGGGTTTATTAACGTAACAAGCTGACAAAAACAGAGCAGCTTTCTAAaagaacaaaaaaaaaaaaaaaaaaaaaaaggcccgCATTTACGTCCTGTTTAACGTTGCGACTTCGGGACCAACAGCGCCCTACAACGTTGTGCAGGGCGCGAAAGCTTCAACTTAGATTGCTAAGCAAATCAAGCTTCCGGAGGAACTGTGCCCGAATTATCGAACCAAGATGAAGTcaattttttactttatctATCGATATAAAGCTTGGGGCCAAGACTAGTGACGTCCAGGCACAGATCTtgacatcagcatcagcatcgatATCAGGCCACTACCTACGCTCAGACTCAACATGGCGGCATACCTCACCCAGCGAAtttgccatcctcatcatggcATCCCCGTGTCTAGACCAGAGACGCCAGCACCCGAAAAGGAGATCAAGTGCCATCAGCCAATTTACAACAAGGCTTCCAAGGGTGTCCCCTTCTTCACACCAGAGCAGGATCCCCGATCTGGAACGGCCATCGAGCCTCAGCCCTCGGGAAAGCCCATCCCCAAGCTCTTCACGCCCTTGAAGATTCGTGGTATCGAAATGCAAAACCGCATCTGGGTGGCCCCAATGTGCCAGTATAGTGCTCATGAAGGCTTCCATACTCCATGGCACATCACCCACTACGGCGGGATGCTGCAACGCGGCGTGAGTATTTCCATCCTGGCTCCTATCTCCTCTACTAAAATTCGAAACAGCCCGGCCTTGTGATGATTGAGGCGACCGCAGTGCAAGCAAACGGTCGCATCACACCCGAAGACTCTGGCATTTGGCTTGACGCCCATGTCGACACCCTCAAGAAACACGTCGACTTCGCCCACAGCCAAAACGCCCTTATAGGCATCCAACTCGCTCACGCCGGTCGCAAGGCGTCCACCGTAGCTCCCTGGCTGAGCTCGGGAGCCACTGCGAGCAAAGAAGTCGGCGGATGGCCAGATGACGTCGTCGGTCCCAGCGACGAGGCTTTCAACGAGCAATTTCCTACCCCTCGCGCAATGACTATCGCCGAGATTGATCATTTCAAACACGATTTCATCTCGGGCGTCAATCGCGCTGTCGGGGCTGGCTTTGACGTCATTGAATTACACTTTGCCCACGGGTACCTCGTCTCGAGCTTCTTTTCCCCCGCTGTCAACAAGAGGACCGATAAATACGGAGGTAGCTTTGAGAACCGTATCCGTCTGGCCCTTGAGCTCGTGGACGCGACGAGAGAGGTGATTCCCAAGGATATGCCTCTCTTTGTTCGCATTAGTGCTACTGAATGGCTCGATACTAACCCCGACTGGAAGGGAGAGAGCTGGACCGTTGATGAGAGCGTCAAGCTAGCTAAGATCCTGGCTGAGCGGGGCGTTGATGTCCTCGATGTATCAAGCGGCGGCAATCACGCACAGCAAAAGATCATTGGTGGTCCCGCATACCAGGCTCCCtttgccaagaagatcaaggctgcAGTTGGGGACAAGATGCTTGTTAGTTCAGTGGGAAACATCAAGACCGGTCAGGTAGCTCAGGACGTCATTGCTGGCGGCAAGGATGCAGACGACACTCCGTTGGACCTGATTGCAGCTGCGCGCATGTTCCAGAAGAACCCTGGTCTCGTTTGGGCCTGGGCCGATGAACTGGAGACGAACATTCATGTGGCTCATCAGATTGGTTGGGGGTTCGGTGGAAGAGCCCACAAAGATGCCTTTGGCGATGGTAAACACAAGAAGCATTAGGGAATTGAACCAGGGCTACCATCAAATGTTATGAACAATCATTCAGTCATTACTGTACATTCTATTTATGCTT
This region includes:
- a CDS encoding EHN domain-containing protein; the encoded protein is MATEIKPFKIQVSDSAIEFLRDKLQNATFAKESDFSDDWESGSPLSEIKRLAAYWRDGFDWRAQEAQLNKLPHFTSKVSVDGFDDLQIHFLHQKGNKPDSIPLLFSHGWPGNFLEVVKLLPLLTDPKDGPSFHVVAPSLPNFGFSDGVSKRGFGIPQYAEAMHKLMLNLGYDKYVTQGGDWGYAVTRLIGVQYPESCVASHVNFVRAFGPPTFFTAPWQFIKHALLPYADHEKAGRARTQWFFEEGFGYNLEQRTKPSTIGFALADSPVALLAWIYEKLHDWTDSYPWTDDEILTWVSVYQFSTAGPAASARIYYESKHSSPEQTAKADAYVPNVPLGLSYFPKDIVVPPQTWGRTLGPIVYEKIHSDGGHFASHERPQELAEDLREMFGKGGGAFHVVKQFQSKL
- a CDS encoding Zn(2)-C6 fungal-type domain-containing protein; this encodes MENPQFVRFAKKSASRKRATKACLKCRRRKVRCDVTRTSAPCTNCRLDGDECVVARRGVSIQIRYNEPSPFTPNADADDVDPSHPTTRPDLTTLSPPPEADLGSATPFTNDTCNNGKNIRTFGITCEDAKTNTSNIIPLDPVRSELKALYSSMPFLKALSIRDRDFNHLNSQGCLRVPAKPILDEFVRHYFLYVHPLLPLLNEADFWRAYNPAQTETYSSSGGSPVSLLLLQAIMFASCTFVPKESLKVLGFSSIHEAKESFYTKAKLLYDFATDPDPISIAQAALLLTYWCPTFRPGPRKPNSRWLRIAVQNARAVGAHNYATIAQEAHATPQDIKRQNVLKRVWWCCIIRDRIMPLCVRRNIQITREIFNFDSNPPLGYEDLVDELESSRVYNTTTKHTLMVTLERLTELCVCLTDVLALVYPTEHLPILDAEAHSTAFDKVQEYRRCLQYWAEITRPPLKHTELSPETDSFEDSSVLFTNLAWIYYHAARVALFNYELHLGVILGLVTRKATSNLQTQFLEENRKGLRSATRSIADCHSQLHPLRLTRWLPSSAVACTALPLAMHMVDIKMSSDSSQGEIWSRPGIAAKQSRLNVLIQAFRELHPKYDGVDSISKTIRYFMECTYLQDSTPTPSFGENTDVLARSPTYYLRLALTIDLCLSQDRLPQDSDFPTPLRPFLHNASLSKPVLLEQQFVTQSLATKALTPPRPLSPTVVRSFSQWVEDDRCVHFALEMGIDISQPPFAPEAMQENTATVEPLPCPTETCSTESLESDSARADDETEYLPPNLDNLTGWAENDQSLYFAQEAGLIPQGVGLYDGSQGDEEYPGLEALAQHTLDLDMGFLWKGVENGEQPEDALGMLM
- a CDS encoding Oxidored-FMN domain-containing protein — encoded protein: MAAYLTQRICHPHHGIPVSRPETPAPEKEIKCHQPIYNKASKGVPFFTPEQDPRSGTAIEPQPSGKPIPKLFTPLKIRGIEMQNRIWVAPMCQYSAHEGFHTPWHITHYGGMLQRGPGLVMIEATAVQANGRITPEDSGIWLDAHVDTLKKHVDFAHSQNALIGIQLAHAGRKASTVAPWLSSGATASKEVGGWPDDVVGPSDEAFNEQFPTPRAMTIAEIDHFKHDFISGVNRAVGAGFDVIELHFAHGYLVSSFFSPAVNKRTDKYGGSFENRIRLALELVDATREVIPKDMPLFVRISATEWLDTNPDWKGESWTVDESVKLAKILAERGVDVLDVSSGGNHAQQKIIGGPAYQAPFAKKIKAAVGDKMLVSSVGNIKTGQVAQDVIAGGKDADDTPLDLIAAARMFQKNPGLVWAWADELETNIHVAHQIGWGFGGRAHKDAFGDGKHKKH